A section of the Chloroflexota bacterium genome encodes:
- a CDS encoding thiamine pyrophosphate-dependent dehydrogenase E1 component subunit alpha: MSAKKTEATTEAPPEDLTREQLLGMYRRMRLIRAFEDKAKERFEAGEIAGFLHLSQGQEAVPVGVCWALGPRDYITSTHRGHGDVIAKGCEVKRMFAELYGRATGYCKGKGGSMHIADFSQGIIGATGIVSGSLPTSVGIGMGIKQRGGDEVVVCFFGDGATAEGGFHEALNLASLWQVPVVFVCQNNLYGLSQPWEKTAYKCDLVARVGTYHIPGECVDGMDVIAVHRAARKAVERARRGGGPGFIEAKTYRFLGHYVGDPALYMPAEEREAWRKRDAIVKLRGQLLAWGYLTEAEDEAMGAEVAAEIEAGVEYAKASPLAAPETALDELYVHFDYLGNPR; the protein is encoded by the coding sequence ATGAGCGCGAAGAAGACAGAGGCAACGACCGAGGCTCCGCCGGAGGACCTGACGCGGGAGCAGTTGTTGGGGATGTACCGGCGGATGCGGCTGATCCGTGCGTTTGAGGACAAGGCGAAGGAGCGGTTTGAGGCGGGGGAGATCGCGGGGTTCTTGCACCTGTCGCAGGGGCAGGAGGCGGTGCCGGTTGGGGTGTGCTGGGCGCTGGGGCCGCGGGACTACATCACGAGCACGCACCGTGGGCATGGGGACGTGATTGCGAAGGGGTGCGAGGTGAAGCGGATGTTTGCGGAGTTGTACGGGCGGGCGACGGGGTACTGCAAGGGCAAGGGCGGCTCCATGCACATTGCGGACTTCAGCCAGGGGATCATTGGGGCGACGGGGATTGTGAGCGGGAGCCTGCCGACGTCTGTGGGGATTGGGATGGGGATCAAGCAGCGCGGCGGGGACGAGGTGGTGGTGTGCTTCTTTGGGGACGGGGCGACGGCGGAAGGTGGGTTCCACGAGGCGCTGAACCTGGCGTCGCTGTGGCAGGTGCCTGTGGTGTTTGTGTGCCAGAACAACCTGTACGGGTTATCGCAGCCGTGGGAGAAGACGGCGTACAAGTGCGATTTGGTGGCGCGAGTGGGGACGTACCACATCCCTGGGGAGTGCGTGGACGGGATGGATGTGATCGCGGTGCACCGCGCGGCGCGGAAAGCGGTGGAGCGGGCACGGCGCGGCGGCGGGCCTGGGTTCATAGAGGCGAAGACGTATCGGTTCTTGGGGCATTATGTGGGGGACCCTGCGCTGTACATGCCGGCGGAGGAGCGGGAGGCTTGGCGGAAGCGGGACGCGATTGTGAAGTTGCGGGGGCAGTTGCTGGCGTGGGGGTATCTGACGGAGGCGGAAGACGAGGCGATGGGAGCGGAGGTGGCGGCGGAGATAGAGGCGGGCGTGGAGTACGCGAAGGCGAGTCCGCTGGCGGCGCCGGAGACGGCGCTGGACGAGTTGTACGTCCACTTTGACTACCTGGGCAATCCAAGATAG
- a CDS encoding 2-oxo acid dehydrogenase subunit E2, whose product MLLEVVMAMEITMPQLGLTMERGKVVKWLVGVGDTIARGQAIFEVETDKAIVTVEAQQSGKVARILVAEGEEAPVGAPVAVLEGEGAAVAAAPPEPRREAEPAAEAVRGEASWKARVEARKAGLDIASIAGSGPGGRVVAADVARAVAAKAAPAAEAVKATPAAERLAAVLGLEMAGIAGTGPGGRVMEEDVLRAAAAVIRGRGAVEAAPAAPSGVVERIPLTGVRGVVSRRMAESARETARVTLFREVDASKMIALRDRLKDEGIEITYNDILVRVCAEALRRHPEANARLGDGVIERLGDVNIGLAVDTERGLLVPVIHGADRMSLAELARERARLVEAARSGRIGPDDLTGGTFTITNLGMYGVEGFTPVINLPECCILGVGRMVKKAVVVGDEMAVRPMMVLSLAFDHRVIDGAPAARFLETIARLMEEPVLILT is encoded by the coding sequence ATGCTGCTGGAGGTGGTCATGGCGATGGAGATCACGATGCCCCAGTTGGGGCTGACGATGGAGCGTGGGAAGGTGGTGAAGTGGCTGGTGGGCGTTGGGGACACCATCGCCCGCGGCCAGGCGATCTTTGAGGTGGAGACGGACAAGGCCATCGTAACGGTGGAGGCGCAGCAGAGCGGGAAGGTGGCGCGGATTCTGGTGGCGGAGGGGGAGGAGGCGCCGGTGGGCGCGCCGGTGGCGGTGCTGGAGGGCGAGGGCGCGGCGGTGGCTGCTGCGCCGCCGGAGCCGAGGCGCGAGGCCGAACCCGCGGCGGAAGCGGTGCGGGGGGAGGCGTCGTGGAAGGCGCGGGTGGAAGCGCGGAAAGCCGGACTTGACATTGCCAGCATCGCGGGGAGCGGCCCTGGGGGGCGCGTGGTGGCGGCGGATGTGGCGCGCGCGGTGGCGGCGAAGGCGGCTCCGGCGGCAGAGGCTGTGAAGGCGACGCCGGCGGCGGAGAGGTTGGCGGCGGTGCTGGGGCTGGAGATGGCCGGGATTGCGGGGACGGGCCCTGGCGGGCGCGTGATGGAGGAGGACGTGTTGCGCGCTGCGGCGGCGGTGATCCGCGGGCGCGGGGCAGTGGAGGCGGCTCCTGCGGCGCCGTCGGGCGTGGTGGAGCGGATACCGCTGACGGGCGTCCGTGGGGTTGTGTCGCGGCGGATGGCGGAGAGCGCGCGGGAGACGGCGCGGGTAACGCTGTTCCGGGAGGTGGACGCGAGCAAGATGATCGCGTTGCGCGACCGCCTCAAGGATGAGGGGATAGAGATCACGTACAACGACATCCTGGTGCGGGTGTGCGCGGAGGCGTTGCGGCGGCATCCGGAGGCGAACGCGCGGCTTGGGGATGGGGTGATTGAGCGGCTGGGGGATGTGAACATTGGGTTGGCGGTGGACACAGAGCGGGGGCTGCTGGTGCCGGTGATTCACGGCGCCGACCGGATGAGCCTGGCGGAGTTGGCGCGAGAGCGGGCGCGGCTGGTGGAGGCGGCGCGGAGCGGGCGGATTGGGCCGGACGACCTGACAGGCGGGACGTTCACGATCACGAACCTGGGGATGTACGGCGTGGAGGGGTTCACGCCGGTGATCAACCTGCCGGAGTGCTGCATATTGGGTGTTGGGCGGATGGTGAAGAAGGCGGTGGTGGTAGGGGATGAGATGGCAGTGAGGCCGATGATGGTGTTGAGCCTGGCGTTTGACCATCGGGTGATAGACGGCGCGCCAGCGGCGAGGTTCTTGGAGACGATCGCGCGGCTGATGGAAGAGCCGGTGCTGATATTGACATAA